A genome region from Tenebrio molitor chromosome 4, icTenMoli1.1, whole genome shotgun sequence includes the following:
- the LOC138129322 gene encoding uncharacterized protein: protein MTPLRQTLLTQNLEESANSTFNMELCNVFLAANIPWHKLQNPAFQNFLTKYCGRKIPDESTLRKNYLPKCYKDTIDRIRNELDPFNIWVSVDETTDALGRYVANCLVGKLSEDEPGKSYLLASKQLERTNHETIARFVNQSLEILWSTRVVAEKFLLFVTDGAPYMIKSGRHLKVFYPKIVHVTCLAHALNLVAEKIRYQYEDVDNLISNVKKIFVKAPLRVEMYKEKLKEMPLPPQPILTRWGTWLQAAMFYSEHFDSIKEVVMSFDGSSAVAIQKAQSIMKKPGIKNQLIYVRSNFKIICESITQLEKNGLPLTDSIKIVENVFTSLKKSPGPVAAVALKKLEDVTEKNPGYKFLLELARIFRGEDVPEHDTKMEEIYYKFAPITSCEVERSFSKYKSILVDNRQCFKVENLEQYLVCNVNT from the exons atgacaccgcttcggcaaacgttgctgacacagaacttggaggaatcggcaaatagtacattcaatatggaactttgtaacgtctttttagctgccaatataccatggcacaaactacaaaatcctgcgtttcagaattttctgacaaaatattgtggtagaaaaattccggatgagtctactttacggaaaaattatttaccaaaatgctacaaagat actattgaccgcattcggaatgagctggatccttttaacatatgggtttcagttgacgaaacaacagatgcacttgggcgatatgtggcgaattgtctggttgggaaactttcagaagatgaacctggaaaatcttatcttttggcgtctaaacaattagaaagaacaaatcatgagacaatagctagattcgtaaatcaatctttag aaatcttgtggagtaccagagttgttgctgaaaagtttcttttgtttgtaacggatggagcaccatatatgataaaatctggtagacaccttaaggtgttttatccaaaaattgtgcatgtcacatgcttagcgcatgctttaaatctagtggctgaaaaaattcgctatcaatatgaagatgtggataatttaatttcgaacgtgaaaaaaattttcgttaaggcacctttgagagttgaaatgtacaaagaaaaactaaaagaaatgccactgcctccacagccaattttaacacgatggggaacatggcttcaggctgctatgttttacagcgaacactttgattccattaaagaa gttgtcatgtcctttgatggaagttctgctgttgctattcaaaaagcacagtctataatgaagaaacccggaataaaaaaccaattaatttatgttcgcagtaattttaaaataatctgcgaaagtattactcaattggaaaaaaatgggttacctttaaccgattcaatcaaaattgttgaaaacgtatttacctccctaaaaaaatctccaggccctgtagcagcagtagcattaaaaaaacttgaagatgttactgaaaaaaatcctggatacaaatttcttctagaattggcaagaatttttagaggtgaagatgtgccggaacatgacaccaaaatggaagaaatttattacaaatttgcgcccattacctcttgcgaggtagaaagaagtttttcaaaatataagtccattttggtggataaccgacaatgttttaaagtagaaaatttagagcaatatcttgtatgcaatgtaaatacgtaa
- the LOC138128314 gene encoding uncharacterized protein PF3D7_1120000-like has protein sequence MIREMREEIKTLRKELAAVREENGELRKELATVREEMRGREEKGQLEKADWMKRMEMIEEKMEQREKKERKNNVIITGIGAISGNVERVEEWLEREIGVKVNVKEAFKINKDKMMLAKIENWEQKKNIMLSKSKLKEKKGERMYIDDDLTKEERETQKKLRELAREERDRGKRVKIGYRKIQINGDWFRWDKRQEKLKKIR, from the coding sequence ATGATAAGAGAGATGAGAGAGGAGATCAAAACactaagaaaggaattagcggcagtgagagaggagaatggggagctaaggaaagaattagcgacagtgagagaggagatgagaggaagagaagaaaaaggaCAGTTGGAGAAGGCAGATTGGatgaaaaggatggaaatgatagaggaaaagatggaacaaagagaaaagaaggagaggaagaataatgttataataactgGAATAGGAGCAATAAGTGGAAATGTAGAGAGGGTGGAAGAATGGTTAGAAAGGGAGATAGGGGTGAAAGTGAATGTAaaggaagcatttaaaataaataaagataagatgatgctggcaaaaatagaaaattgggAGCAGAAGAAGAACATAATGCTAAGTAAGAGTAagttaaaggaaaaaaaaggtgagaggatgtatatagatgacgatttgacaaaagaagaaagggaaacacaaaagaagttaagagAGTTGGCCAGAGAGGAGAGAGATAGAGGAAAAAGGGTGAAAATAGGATACAGGAAAATACAGATAAACGGGGACTGGTTTAGATGGGATAAGAGACaggagaaactgaagaaaattcgctag
- the LOC138129685 gene encoding probable multidrug resistance-associated protein lethal(2)03659 isoform X2 codes for MDDIICGIQVIKMHTWEKPFSKLVDLSRKQEIAQLLQPNLLRITNFCFCLYLDKIAVFFCVLTTLLTKLSFTAQFFFVLFNLFRNLTLTVMKRMAYALIFYAEAKSSLKRIEEFLLCEHQESQHLDNTKERYNKIDNNSLSTSPQVIRTSSLCIKNVVVKFEKTVVLNDVSFEASSGELVGITGAAGSGKSTLLQAILKEVEPTKGSVDVEGAMSYAAQEAWIFSASIRQNILFGQEMEPTKYQKVIRVCALEDDLSLFPHGDQTLVGERGVMLSGGQKARISLARAVYRDADIYLLDDPLSAVDAHVAEHIFNECVLNYLKNKCVVLVTHQLKYLSKVNKAYFIENGKLTAIETFNNANHLENDNKIETTALKKFDVVSEVKEHRSSQATSQNIYRKYCFAGPWLMSLLILLMFGFVQILISGTDFFIAFWLDLTENPNYFGFEWEKLLSPQTFLAAYASLIVILVLLVHLLSFFYVKYFINVSNKFHKALFDAILEVPIKFFNDHSSGRILNRFSKDMVCIDQSISIFLFEVITIIFYVIGIFIVISISNYWLILPAIGLIIFFYIFAHLFKPINKSIRRTEGIVKSPVLNHLVASVRGLTTVRAFNAQKCLREEFDHHQDVHTSAFYLLKALIFTFTFWVDIICLMYIVLIIFSFLLFESQSTASKMGLAITQSLDLIGMTQGGMKIWSDVDAHMTSVERVLEYTDLTPEEDNGNFTPSETWPQKGDVEFKSVTMQYAPEKPMILNQICFTVKSGEKLGIVGRTGAGKTSLISALFRLFHFEGIILIDGVDTKSVPLQTVRAEISIIPQDPILFIGSLRKNLDPFGQYSDCQIWQALEEVQIKNLIANLPSGLETAVIEGGNNFSVGQKQLLCLVRAILRNTKIIVLDEATASIDLETDELIQFTIRRRFKDCTVLTIAHRLNTVMDSDKILVMDSGRVAEFGEPQQLLQDTDGIFYSLVTRNSKEDLVTM; via the exons ATGGACGATATCATCTGTGGAATTCAAGTTATTAAAATGCATACTTGGGAAAAACCTTTCTCCAAGCTAGTTGATCTTTCTAGAAA ACAAGAAATCGCACAATTGCTCCAACCTAATCTTCTCAGGATCACTAATTTCTGTTTTTGCCTATACCTAGATAAAATAGCAGTTTTCTTTTGTGTTTTAACCACTCTCTTAACTAAATTATCATTTACGGCGCAATTCTTTTTCGTCTTATTCaatttatttagaaatttaACTCTCACAGTCATGAAACGTATGGCATACGCTTTGATTTTTTACGCAGAAGCCAAAAGTTCTCTTAAAAGGATTGAAGAATTCTTACTCTGCGAACATCAAGAATCCCAACATTTGGACAACACAAAAGAAAGGtacaacaaaattgacaacaacTCTTTGTCCACGTCGCCTCAAGTCATTCGCACATCAAGTCTTTGTATCAAAAATGTTGtggtaaaatttgaaaaaactgtAGTTTTAAACGATGTCAGCTTTGAAGCTTCTTCTGGAGAACTGGTGGGTATTACAGGAGCAGCCGGCAGTGGAAAATCGACACTCCTCCAAGCCATATTAAAAGAAGTTGAGCCAACCAAAGGGTCGGTTGATGTCGAAGGCGCAATGTCGTATGCAGCGCAAGAAGCTTGGATTTTTTCGGCCAGTATCAGACAAAATATTCTGTTTGGTCAAGAAATGGAGCCAACCAAGTACCAAAAAGTGATCAGAGTGTGCGCGTTGGAAGACGATTTATCTCTTTTTCCTCATGGTGACCAAACACTGGTGGGAGAGAGAGGTGTGATGTTAAGTGGAGGACAGAAAGCCAGAATCAGCTTAGCTAGAGCTGTTTACAGAGACGCTGACATCTACCTTCTAGACGATCCTCTATCAGCGGTTGATGCTCACGTAGCCGAACACATCTTTAACGAATgcgttttaaattatttgaaaaataaatgtgtcGTTTTAGTCACCCATCAACTGAAATACCTTTCAAAAGTCAACAAAGCGTATTTCATCGAAAATGGAAAACTAACAGCTATTGAAACTTTCAATAATGCTAAtcatttggaaaatgataataaaatcgaaacaaccgctttgaaaaaatttgacgtaGTGTCAGAAGTCAAAGAGCACCGCAGCTCACAGGCAACTTCTCAAAATATATACAGAAAGTATTGTTTTGCAGGTCCCTGGTTAATGTCTCTCTTGATCCTACTCATGTTTggttttgttcaaattttaatcagcGGTACTGACTTTTTTATCGCATTTTGGCTTGACCTAACAGAAAATCCGAATTATTTTGGTTTTGAATGGGAAAAATTATTGTCACCTCAAACTTTCTTGGCAGCGTATGCCTCTCTCATAGTGATTTTGGTGTTATTAGTTCATTTATTATCATTCTTCTATGTGAAATATTTCATAAACGTTTCGAACAAGTTTCATAAAGCATTGTTCGATGCAATTCTTGAGGTAcccataaaattttttaatgatcaTTCTAGTGGACGAATTTTAAACAGATTCTCGAAAGATATGGTGTGCATCGATCAGagtatttcaatatttttatttgaggtAATAACCATCATATTCTACGTAATTGGAATTTTCATCGTCATCTCTATTTCGAACTACTGGTTAATATTGCCTGCGATAGGACTGATTAtctttttttacatatttgcaCATCTATTCAAGCCTATCAACAAGAGTATCCGAAGAACTGAAGGAATCG TAAAAAGTCCAGTACTGAATCATTTGGTAGCGTCAGTACGAGGATTAACTACTGTTAGAGCGTTCAATGCCCAAAAATGTTTGCGAGAGGAATTTGACCACCACCAAGACGTCCACACTTCTGCTTTTTACTTGTTAAAAGCactcatttttacttttactttttggGTTGACATAATATGTCTAATGTACATAGTGCTTATTATTTTCAGCTTTCTTCTATTCGAGTCTC AATCTACTGCTTCAAAAATGGGATTAGCAATCACTCAGTCACTCGATCTGATAGGAATGACTCAAGGAGGAATGAAAATTTGGAGTGACGTCGATGCTCACATGACTTCTGTAGAACGAGTTCTGGAATATACTGACCTCACTCCTGAAGAAGACAATGGAAATTTTACGCCATCAGAAACATGGCCTCAAAAGGGAGACGTCGAATTCAAATCTGTCACTATGCAATATGCGCCAGAAAAACCGATGATCCTCAACCAAATATGTTTTACTGTCAAATCTGGAGAGAAATTGGGAATTGTTGGTAGAACAGGAGCTGGAAAGACTTCTTTGATCTCTGCTTTGTTCCGCTTGTTTCACTTTGAAGGTATCATTCTCATCGACGGAGTAGATACCAAATCAGTACCCCTCCAAACCGTTCGTGCGGAAATCTCTATCATTCCTCAAGATCCGATTTTATTCATTGGATCGTTGCGTAAGAATTTGGATCCGTTTGGTCAATACTCTGATTGTCAAATTTGGCAAGCTTTGGAAGAAGTCCAGATAAAGAATCTGATAGCTAATCTTCCCTCTGGTTTGGAAACTGCGGTGATCGAAGGAGGAAACAATTTCAGTGTGGGACAAAAACAGTTGCTGTGTTTAGTACGAGCAATTTTACGCAACACTAAAATCATCGTGTTAGATGAAGCCACTGCTAGTATTGACTTGGAAACAGATGAACTAATACAATTCACGATTAGAAGAAGATTCAAGGACTGCACGGTTTTGACCATAGCGCATCGTTTGAATACCGTTATGGATTCGGATAAGATCCTGGTAATGGATTCTGGACGAGTCGCGGAATTTGGAGAGCCGCAGCAGCTTTTGCAAGATACAGATGGAATATTTTATAGCTTGGTTACACGAAATTCAAAGGAAGATTTAGTGACTATGTGA
- the LOC138129685 gene encoding probable multidrug resistance-associated protein lethal(2)03659 isoform X1 — protein sequence MDDIICGIQVIKMHTWEKPFSKLVDLSRKQEIAQLLQPNLLRITNFCFCLYLDKIAVFFCVLTTLLTKLSFTAQFFFVLFNLFRNLTLTVMKRMAYALIFYAEAKSSLKRIEEFLLCEHQESQHLDNTKERYNKIDNNSLSTSPQVIRTSSLCIKNVVVKFEKTVVLNDVSFEASSGELVGITGAAGSGKSTLLQAILKEVEPTKGSVDVEGAMSYAAQEAWIFSASIRQNILFGQEMEPTKYQKVIRVCALEDDLSLFPHGDQTLVGERGVMLSGGQKARISLARAVYRDADIYLLDDPLSAVDAHVAEHIFNECVLNYLKNKCVVLVTHQLKYLSKVNKAYFIENGKLTAIETFNNANHLENDNKIETTALKKFDVVSEVKEHRSSQATSQNIYRKYCFAGPWLMSLLILLMFGFVQILISGTDFFIAFWLDLTENPNYFGFEWEKLLSPQTFLAAYASLIVILVLLVHLLSFFYVKYFINVSNKFHKALFDAILEVPIKFFNDHSSGRILNRFSKDMVCIDQSISIFLFEVITIIFYVIGIFIVISISNYWLILPAIGLIIFFYIFAHLFKPINKSIRRTEGIVKSPVLNHLVASVRGLTTVRAFNAQKCLREEFDHHQDVHTSAFYLLKALIFTFTFWVDIICLMYIVLIIFSFLLFESRKFYLRCRYLKKMSLLESTASKMGLAITQSLDLIGMTQGGMKIWSDVDAHMTSVERVLEYTDLTPEEDNGNFTPSETWPQKGDVEFKSVTMQYAPEKPMILNQICFTVKSGEKLGIVGRTGAGKTSLISALFRLFHFEGIILIDGVDTKSVPLQTVRAEISIIPQDPILFIGSLRKNLDPFGQYSDCQIWQALEEVQIKNLIANLPSGLETAVIEGGNNFSVGQKQLLCLVRAILRNTKIIVLDEATASIDLETDELIQFTIRRRFKDCTVLTIAHRLNTVMDSDKILVMDSGRVAEFGEPQQLLQDTDGIFYSLVTRNSKEDLVTM from the exons ATGGACGATATCATCTGTGGAATTCAAGTTATTAAAATGCATACTTGGGAAAAACCTTTCTCCAAGCTAGTTGATCTTTCTAGAAA ACAAGAAATCGCACAATTGCTCCAACCTAATCTTCTCAGGATCACTAATTTCTGTTTTTGCCTATACCTAGATAAAATAGCAGTTTTCTTTTGTGTTTTAACCACTCTCTTAACTAAATTATCATTTACGGCGCAATTCTTTTTCGTCTTATTCaatttatttagaaatttaACTCTCACAGTCATGAAACGTATGGCATACGCTTTGATTTTTTACGCAGAAGCCAAAAGTTCTCTTAAAAGGATTGAAGAATTCTTACTCTGCGAACATCAAGAATCCCAACATTTGGACAACACAAAAGAAAGGtacaacaaaattgacaacaacTCTTTGTCCACGTCGCCTCAAGTCATTCGCACATCAAGTCTTTGTATCAAAAATGTTGtggtaaaatttgaaaaaactgtAGTTTTAAACGATGTCAGCTTTGAAGCTTCTTCTGGAGAACTGGTGGGTATTACAGGAGCAGCCGGCAGTGGAAAATCGACACTCCTCCAAGCCATATTAAAAGAAGTTGAGCCAACCAAAGGGTCGGTTGATGTCGAAGGCGCAATGTCGTATGCAGCGCAAGAAGCTTGGATTTTTTCGGCCAGTATCAGACAAAATATTCTGTTTGGTCAAGAAATGGAGCCAACCAAGTACCAAAAAGTGATCAGAGTGTGCGCGTTGGAAGACGATTTATCTCTTTTTCCTCATGGTGACCAAACACTGGTGGGAGAGAGAGGTGTGATGTTAAGTGGAGGACAGAAAGCCAGAATCAGCTTAGCTAGAGCTGTTTACAGAGACGCTGACATCTACCTTCTAGACGATCCTCTATCAGCGGTTGATGCTCACGTAGCCGAACACATCTTTAACGAATgcgttttaaattatttgaaaaataaatgtgtcGTTTTAGTCACCCATCAACTGAAATACCTTTCAAAAGTCAACAAAGCGTATTTCATCGAAAATGGAAAACTAACAGCTATTGAAACTTTCAATAATGCTAAtcatttggaaaatgataataaaatcgaaacaaccgctttgaaaaaatttgacgtaGTGTCAGAAGTCAAAGAGCACCGCAGCTCACAGGCAACTTCTCAAAATATATACAGAAAGTATTGTTTTGCAGGTCCCTGGTTAATGTCTCTCTTGATCCTACTCATGTTTggttttgttcaaattttaatcagcGGTACTGACTTTTTTATCGCATTTTGGCTTGACCTAACAGAAAATCCGAATTATTTTGGTTTTGAATGGGAAAAATTATTGTCACCTCAAACTTTCTTGGCAGCGTATGCCTCTCTCATAGTGATTTTGGTGTTATTAGTTCATTTATTATCATTCTTCTATGTGAAATATTTCATAAACGTTTCGAACAAGTTTCATAAAGCATTGTTCGATGCAATTCTTGAGGTAcccataaaattttttaatgatcaTTCTAGTGGACGAATTTTAAACAGATTCTCGAAAGATATGGTGTGCATCGATCAGagtatttcaatatttttatttgaggtAATAACCATCATATTCTACGTAATTGGAATTTTCATCGTCATCTCTATTTCGAACTACTGGTTAATATTGCCTGCGATAGGACTGATTAtctttttttacatatttgcaCATCTATTCAAGCCTATCAACAAGAGTATCCGAAGAACTGAAGGAATCG TAAAAAGTCCAGTACTGAATCATTTGGTAGCGTCAGTACGAGGATTAACTACTGTTAGAGCGTTCAATGCCCAAAAATGTTTGCGAGAGGAATTTGACCACCACCAAGACGTCCACACTTCTGCTTTTTACTTGTTAAAAGCactcatttttacttttactttttggGTTGACATAATATGTCTAATGTACATAGTGCTTATTATTTTCAGCTTTCTTCTATTCGAGTCTCGTAAGTTCTATCTACGTTGTCGATACCTAAAGAAAATGTCTTTATTAGAATCTACTGCTTCAAAAATGGGATTAGCAATCACTCAGTCACTCGATCTGATAGGAATGACTCAAGGAGGAATGAAAATTTGGAGTGACGTCGATGCTCACATGACTTCTGTAGAACGAGTTCTGGAATATACTGACCTCACTCCTGAAGAAGACAATGGAAATTTTACGCCATCAGAAACATGGCCTCAAAAGGGAGACGTCGAATTCAAATCTGTCACTATGCAATATGCGCCAGAAAAACCGATGATCCTCAACCAAATATGTTTTACTGTCAAATCTGGAGAGAAATTGGGAATTGTTGGTAGAACAGGAGCTGGAAAGACTTCTTTGATCTCTGCTTTGTTCCGCTTGTTTCACTTTGAAGGTATCATTCTCATCGACGGAGTAGATACCAAATCAGTACCCCTCCAAACCGTTCGTGCGGAAATCTCTATCATTCCTCAAGATCCGATTTTATTCATTGGATCGTTGCGTAAGAATTTGGATCCGTTTGGTCAATACTCTGATTGTCAAATTTGGCAAGCTTTGGAAGAAGTCCAGATAAAGAATCTGATAGCTAATCTTCCCTCTGGTTTGGAAACTGCGGTGATCGAAGGAGGAAACAATTTCAGTGTGGGACAAAAACAGTTGCTGTGTTTAGTACGAGCAATTTTACGCAACACTAAAATCATCGTGTTAGATGAAGCCACTGCTAGTATTGACTTGGAAACAGATGAACTAATACAATTCACGATTAGAAGAAGATTCAAGGACTGCACGGTTTTGACCATAGCGCATCGTTTGAATACCGTTATGGATTCGGATAAGATCCTGGTAATGGATTCTGGACGAGTCGCGGAATTTGGAGAGCCGCAGCAGCTTTTGCAAGATACAGATGGAATATTTTATAGCTTGGTTACACGAAATTCAAAGGAAGATTTAGTGACTATGTGA
- the LOC138128313 gene encoding uncharacterized protein has translation MAVIIGRVEELTPTQDNIGQLPRKVAILISFVGAPTYKLLRDLCYPDLPKSKTYAELCQLLVKQYSPQVSEWRERIKFYDLQHESNESISEWYARIRNASVNCNFGAQLTEVLKNKFVVGLRKTQKRESALEGEINRIQKNYPPPPSSQKPRPNDNRQHSRGENNPKSQADPAGECKHCDKRHGGKCRFAYYKCNKCSKIGHIEVDFKLTCN, from the exons atggcGGTCATAATCGGACGTGTAGAGGAATTAACGCCAACACAGGACAACATTGGACAATTACCAAGAAAG GTAGCCATATTGATTAGCTTCGTGGGTGCACCGACCTACAAGTTGTTGAGAGACTTATGCTATCCTGACCTACCAAAAAGCAAGACGTACGCGGAGTTATGCCAATTATTAGTGAAACAGTACAGCCCGCAAGTCTCAGAATGGCGAGAACGGattaaattttacgaccttCAGCACGAGAGCAACGAATCAATAAGCGAATGGTACGCGAGAATAAGGAATGCATCAGTAAATTGCAACTTCGGCGCACAGCTGACGGAAGTGCTGAAAAACAAATTCGTCGTAGGATTACGAAAGA CGCAGAAGAGGGAATCAGCCCTAGAAGGGGAAATCAACAGGATCCAAAAGAATTACCCGCCGCCGCCAAGCAGCCAAAAACCAAGACCGAACGACAACAGACAGCACTCAAGAGGAGAAAACAACCCCAAAAGTCAAGCCGACCCAGCAGGTGAATGTAAACATTGCGATAAGAGGCACGGGGGGAAGTGCAGATTTGCTTATTATAAGTGCAACAAGTGCTCTAAAATTGGACACATAGAGgtcgatttcaagttgacttgcaactag